The following coding sequences are from one Panicum hallii strain FIL2 chromosome 5, PHallii_v3.1, whole genome shotgun sequence window:
- the LOC112892124 gene encoding uncharacterized protein LOC112892124 isoform X1, translating to MRFADVDVSLLLLIVLATAQHYSFARNASRVRRSLSAAIAPSAWSWKADEARQLALPLPTTTGRLPVLTTSNHLAAQPRGAEEMGSPSYRLAVAITVPSTGEFLVARQPRPASPPEEDEDYRRFVDSDLYDLPAAPLEPLAGEPRSEVAVAGADSATGLDLSRLDVSAALDQIFDRSGLPDGMRGEWRLLKYVEEAEFGPDAGVNTVFLIGSLVSKLDGLPESCKWMTKECALGLLSEAKPGSDRIGQYAYIGLMNSRLSSNSTAVPALPSQEYPPGITLVPMKSKTLQPFRTTNLVVVRATNGAGESTCSDFFACGDALLLDPGCSSQVHAELADLVDSLPKKLLVLVTHHHHDHIEGLYVVQRCNPDSVLLAHQNTMNRIGKGNWQIDYTSVTGGEKICIGDQELQVIYAPGHTDGHMGLLHVNTNTLIVGDHCVGHGSATLDSRSGGNMKDYFETTYKFLDLSPHVIIPMHGRINLWPKHMLCGYLRNRRSREASILQSIESGAQTLFEVVSKTYSDVDRKLWIPASFNVRLHVDHLNSQHKLPKDFSLENFKASCGVHFIFRLAVAYVQSKSSPAILAASALAGGLAIACALRRNGGKQS from the exons ATGCGTTTCGCAGACGTGGATGTGAGCCTTCTGCTATTGATCGTCCTCGCAACGGCGCAACATTACTCGTTCGCACGGAACGCCAGCCGAGTACGCCGGTCCCTGTCTGCCGCCATCGCTCCGTCCGCCTGGTCTTGGAAAGCGGATGAAGCTAGGCAGCTCGCCCTACCGCTCCCAACTACTACGGGACGCCTTCCTGTGCTGACCACCAGTAACCACCTCGCAGCACAGCCGCGCGGCGCGGAGGAGATGGGCTCCCCGTCCTACCGGCTCGCGGTGGCGATCACGGTCCCCTCGACCGGCGAATTCCTCGTCGCCCGGCAGCCGCGCCCGGCGTCCCCGCCCGAGGAGGACGAGGACTACCGGCGCTTCGTCGACAGCGACCTCTACGACCTCCCGGCCGCGCCTCTCGAGCCCCTCGCGGGGGAGCCCCGGTCGGAGGTTGCCGTCGCGGGCGCGGACTCCGCCACCGGCCTCGATCTCTCACGCCTCGACGTATCCGCCGCCCTCGATCAG ATTTTTGACCGATCTGGCTTGCCGGATGGGATGCGTGGGGAGTGGCGGCTCCTGAAGTACGTGGAGGAAGCAGAGTTTGGTCCAGATGCTGGCGTTAACACGGTGTTCCTCATCGGGTCGCTGGTGTCGAAATTGGATGGTCTACCAG AGTCGTGTAAATGGATGACCAAGGAGTGTGCATTGGGGCTGCTTTCTGAAGCGAAGCCCGGTAGTGATCGCATAGGGCAGTATGCATATATTGGACTTATGAATTCCAGGCTGTCATCAAACAGCACAGCAGTCCCTGCGTTGCCCTCCCAG GAGTACCCACCTGGAATAACTCTTGTACCAATGAAGAGTAAGACATTACAGCCATTCCGCACAACTAATCTTGTGGTAGTACGAGCAACCAATGGTGCTGGTGAATCTACGTGCTCTGATTTTTTTGCTTGTGGGGATGCTCTACTTTTAGATCCTGGATGCAGCTCTCAGGTTCATGCAGAG CTTGCAGATCTCGTCGATTCCCTTCCAAAAAAGTTATTAGTCCTTGTCACACATCATCATCATGATCACATTGAGG GTCTTTACGTCGTTCAGAGATGCAATCCTGATTCTGTTCTTCTGGCACATCAAAACACAATGAACCGCATTGGGAAAG GAAATTGGCAGATTGACTACACTTCGGTAACTGGTGGTGAAAAGATATGCATAGGTGACCAAGAACTACAAGTTATTTATGCTCCT GGTCACACTGATGGTCATATGGGGCTTCTCCATGTTAATACCAATACATTAATTGTTGGAGATCATTGCGTAGG GCATGGAAGTGCAACATTGGACAGTAGAAGTGGTGGCAACATGAAG GATTACTTTGAAACCACATACAAATTCTTAGACCTATCACCACATGTCATAATTCCAATGCATGGAAGGATCAACCTATGGCCCAAGCATATGCTCTGTGGATACCTCAG GAATCGAAGGTCTAGAGAAGCCTCCATTCTGCAGTCCATAGAGAGTGGTGCACAAACTCTGTTTGAAGTAGTTTCAAAGACTTACAGTGATGTAGACAGGAAGTTGTGGATTCCTGCTTCTTTCAATGTTCGCCTTCATGTTGATCATCTGAACTCCCAACATAAACTGCCCAAG GACTTCTCATTGGAGAATTTTAAGGCGAGCTGTGGAGTGCATTTCATATTCCGTTTGGCGGTGGCGTATGTGCAATCCAAGAGCTCCCCAGCTATCCTTGCGGCAAGTGCCCTTGCTGGTGGTCTAGCAATTGCTTGTGCTCTCAGAAGGAACGGTGGCAAGCAATCATAG
- the LOC112892125 gene encoding plastidic glucose transporter 4 → MMRCALKGGGCITSWSGDRRSPAAVNPRGVRMPTGNGGCCSGLRSRAADLAGLEMATLRGSVGGLFRSSPRYGRLQATAAVDPEDVPLEKVQVKSSGHVLPYVGVACLGAILFGYHLGVVNGALEHLAKDLGIAENAVLQGWVVSTSLAGATVGSFTGGSLADKFGRTRTFILDAVPLALGAFLSATAQDIRAMIIGRLLAGIGIGISSALVPLYISEISPTEIRGTLGTVNQLFICIGILAALLAGLPLARNPAWWRTMFGVAVVPSILLAVGMAFSPESPRWLFQQGKVTQAESAVKRLYGKEKVTEVMYDLRASGQSSSEPEAGWFDLFSNRYWKVVSVGAALFLFQQLAGINAVVYYSTSVFRSAGIASDVAASALVGAANVFGTMIASSLMDKQGRKSLLITSFSGMGASMLLLALSFTWKALAPYSGTLAVVGTVLYVLSFALGAGPVPALLLPEIFASRIRAKAVALSLGMHWVSNFFIGLYFLSVVNKFGISTVYLGFASVCALAVLYIAGNVVETKGRSLEEIERELSVVD, encoded by the exons ATGATGCGCTGCGCTCTCAAGGGCGGCGGGTGCATCACTTCGTGGAGCGGCGAtcggaggtcgccggcggcggtcaACCCCCGCGGCGTGCGGATGCCGACGGGCAACGGCGGGTGCTGCTCCGGCCTGCGGTCGCGGGCCGCGGATCTCGCCGGCCTCGAGATGGCCACCCTGCGCGGCTCCGTCGGAGGCCTCTTCCGCTCCAGCCCGCGCTACGGGCGCTTGCAAGCCACGGCCGCAG TTGATCCTGAAGATGTTCCGTTGGAGAAGGTTCAAGTTAAATCCTCAGGACATGTTCTGCCATATGTTGGTGTTGCCTGCTTGGGCGCTATTTTGTTTGGTTACCATCTTGG TGTGGTCAATGGCGCGCTTGAACATCTTGCCAAGGATCTTGGGATCGCTGAAAATGCTGTCCTGCAAG GATGGGTGGTCAGCACATCCCTGGCTGGTGCAACAGTAGGTTCTTTTACTGGAGGGTCTTTGGCTGATAAATTTGGCCGAACAAGAACATTTATCCTGGATGCAGTCCCGCTTGCTCTAGGTGCATTCTTGAG TGCAACAGCTCAAGATATCCGCGCAATGATTATTGGTCGATTGCTTGCTGGAATCGGTATTGGGATCTCATCTGCTCTTGTTCCCCTGTACATATCTGAG ATATCACCAACTGAAATCCGTGGAACACTTGGCACTGTTAATCAACTATTTATCTGCATTGGAATTCTCGCAGCTTTGTTAGCTGGATTGCCTTTGGCACGAAATCCTGCCTG GTGGAGGACAATGTTTGGAGTTGCTGTAGTTCCATCCATTTTACTGGCTGTAGGAATGGCCTTTTCACCTGAAAGCCCTCGCTGGCTGTTCCAG CAAGGAAAGGTTACCCAAGCAGAATCAGCTGTAAAAAGACTGTATGGAAAAGAAAAGGTTACGGAAGTTATGTATGATCTGAGAGCTAGTGGCCAAAGTTCTTCGGAGCCAGAAGCTGGCTGGTTTGATCTCTTCAGCAACCGCTATTGGAAAG TTGTTAGCGTGGGGGCAGCACTGTTTTTGTTCCAACAGCTTGCTGGTATAAATGCTGTTGTATATTATTCTACATCGGTGTTCCGCAGTGCAGGAATTGCATCTGATGTTGCTGCTAGTGCTCTTGTTGGGGCTGCCAATGTTTTTG GCACCATGATTGCATCTTCTCTAATGGACAAGCAAGGCAGGAAAAGCCTTCTGATAACAAGCTTTTCTGGAATG GGTGCTTCAATGTTACTTCTAGCTCTGTCCTTCACCTGGAAAGCTCTGGCGCCTTATTCCGGGACTCTTGCTGTTGTTGGCACTGTTCT GTATGTGCTGTCTTTTGCTCTCGGAGCTGGTCCCGTTCCAGCTCTACTTCTTCCTGAAATATTTGCCTCCAGAATAAGGGCCAAGGCTGTCGCATTATCTCTAGGCATGCACTGG GTATCCAACTTCTTTATCGGCCTGTATTTCTTGAGTGTCGTCAACAAGTTTGGCATCAGCACCGTGTATCTTGGATTCGCGTCAGTGTGTGCTCTTGCAGTTCTTTACATAGCTGGGAACGTGGTGGAAACCAAGGGGCGATCCCTAGAGGAGATTGAACGGGAACTAAGTGTAGTAGATTGA
- the LOC112892124 gene encoding uncharacterized protein LOC112892124 isoform X2 yields the protein MRFADVDVSLLLLIVLATAQHYSFARNASRVRRSLSAAIAPSAWSWKADEARQLALPLPTTTGRLPVLTTSNHLAAQPRGAEEMGSPSYRLAVAITVPSTGEFLVARQPRPASPPEEDEDYRRFVDSDLYDLPAAPLEPLAGEPRSEVAVAGADSATGLDLSRLDVSAALDQIFDRSGLPDGMRGEWRLLKYVEEAEFGPDAGVNTVFLIGSLVSKLDGLPESCKWMTKECALGLLSEAKPGSDRIGQYAYIGLMNSRLSSNSTAVPALPSQEYPPGITLVPMKSKTLQPFRTTNLVVVRATNGAGESTCSDFFACGDALLLDPGCSSQVHAELADLVDSLPKKLLVLVTHHHHDHIEGLYVVQRCNPDSVLLAHQNTMNRIGKGNWQIDYTSVTGGEKICIGDQELQVIYAPGHTDGHMGLLHVNTNTLIVGDHCVGHGSATLDSRSGGNMKDYFETTYKFLDLSPHVIIPMHGRINLWPKHMLCGYLRNRRSREASILQSIESGAQTLFEVVSKTYSDVDRKLWIPASFNVRLHVDHLNSQHKLPKDFSLEMFSRSCDDFFSSL from the exons ATGCGTTTCGCAGACGTGGATGTGAGCCTTCTGCTATTGATCGTCCTCGCAACGGCGCAACATTACTCGTTCGCACGGAACGCCAGCCGAGTACGCCGGTCCCTGTCTGCCGCCATCGCTCCGTCCGCCTGGTCTTGGAAAGCGGATGAAGCTAGGCAGCTCGCCCTACCGCTCCCAACTACTACGGGACGCCTTCCTGTGCTGACCACCAGTAACCACCTCGCAGCACAGCCGCGCGGCGCGGAGGAGATGGGCTCCCCGTCCTACCGGCTCGCGGTGGCGATCACGGTCCCCTCGACCGGCGAATTCCTCGTCGCCCGGCAGCCGCGCCCGGCGTCCCCGCCCGAGGAGGACGAGGACTACCGGCGCTTCGTCGACAGCGACCTCTACGACCTCCCGGCCGCGCCTCTCGAGCCCCTCGCGGGGGAGCCCCGGTCGGAGGTTGCCGTCGCGGGCGCGGACTCCGCCACCGGCCTCGATCTCTCACGCCTCGACGTATCCGCCGCCCTCGATCAG ATTTTTGACCGATCTGGCTTGCCGGATGGGATGCGTGGGGAGTGGCGGCTCCTGAAGTACGTGGAGGAAGCAGAGTTTGGTCCAGATGCTGGCGTTAACACGGTGTTCCTCATCGGGTCGCTGGTGTCGAAATTGGATGGTCTACCAG AGTCGTGTAAATGGATGACCAAGGAGTGTGCATTGGGGCTGCTTTCTGAAGCGAAGCCCGGTAGTGATCGCATAGGGCAGTATGCATATATTGGACTTATGAATTCCAGGCTGTCATCAAACAGCACAGCAGTCCCTGCGTTGCCCTCCCAG GAGTACCCACCTGGAATAACTCTTGTACCAATGAAGAGTAAGACATTACAGCCATTCCGCACAACTAATCTTGTGGTAGTACGAGCAACCAATGGTGCTGGTGAATCTACGTGCTCTGATTTTTTTGCTTGTGGGGATGCTCTACTTTTAGATCCTGGATGCAGCTCTCAGGTTCATGCAGAG CTTGCAGATCTCGTCGATTCCCTTCCAAAAAAGTTATTAGTCCTTGTCACACATCATCATCATGATCACATTGAGG GTCTTTACGTCGTTCAGAGATGCAATCCTGATTCTGTTCTTCTGGCACATCAAAACACAATGAACCGCATTGGGAAAG GAAATTGGCAGATTGACTACACTTCGGTAACTGGTGGTGAAAAGATATGCATAGGTGACCAAGAACTACAAGTTATTTATGCTCCT GGTCACACTGATGGTCATATGGGGCTTCTCCATGTTAATACCAATACATTAATTGTTGGAGATCATTGCGTAGG GCATGGAAGTGCAACATTGGACAGTAGAAGTGGTGGCAACATGAAG GATTACTTTGAAACCACATACAAATTCTTAGACCTATCACCACATGTCATAATTCCAATGCATGGAAGGATCAACCTATGGCCCAAGCATATGCTCTGTGGATACCTCAG GAATCGAAGGTCTAGAGAAGCCTCCATTCTGCAGTCCATAGAGAGTGGTGCACAAACTCTGTTTGAAGTAGTTTCAAAGACTTACAGTGATGTAGACAGGAAGTTGTGGATTCCTGCTTCTTTCAATGTTCGCCTTCATGTTGATCATCTGAACTCCCAACATAAACTGCCCAAG GATTTCTCCTTGGAAATGTTCAGTCGAAGTTGTGATGATTTTTTCTCTAGCCTTTGA
- the LOC112892126 gene encoding uncharacterized protein LOC112892126: MNDTKQTMPASRAGGKLLNVVPMLLLFSLGFVLGMTYNSKFPNFYLPFAAPLPSPAPPPPPPSPSPPPPPPSPTTNPQAGPIRFLVPSTVTHNMTDEELLWWASMTPKIESSPYHRVPKVAFLFLARGDLPLRPLWEKFFAGHEGLYSIYVHTDPSYTGSPPADSVFYGRAIPSQKTMWGDITLVAAERRLLANALLDLGNERFVLLSESCIPLYNFTTVHAVLAATDTSFVESIVTPARHDAVFAERHNITAARWRKGAQWFEMDRPLALEVVSDGTYFPTFRDHCAGRRACLMDEHYLPTLLSVLAWPRSANRTLTFADWDRRRRTGFHPHAHRAEEVTAGLIGEIRSGERAGANCSAYGDDASGVCYLFARKFMPDTLEPLLRLAPKVLGFG, encoded by the exons ATGAACGACACAAAGCAAACCATGCCGGCGTCTCGCGCAGGCGGGAAGCTCCTCAATGTGGTGCCCATGCTTCTCCTCTTCTCCTTGGGGTTTGTCCTCGGCATGACCTACAACTCCAAGTTCCCAAACTTCTACCTCCCGTTCGCTGCACCATTGCCCTCTCCtgcaccgccgccacctccaccttctccgtcgccgcctccaccgccaccatcACCGACGACGAACCCGCAAGCGGGGCCGATACGCTTCCTGGTGCCGAGCACCGTGACGCACAACATGACCGACGAGGAGCTGCTCTGGTGGGCGTCCATGACGCCCAAGATCGAGAGCTCGCCATACCACCGCGTGCCCAAGGTTGCCTTCTTGTTCCTGGCGAGAGGGGACCTGCCGCTGCGGCCGCTGTGGGAGAAGTTCTTCGCGGGGCACGAGGGGCTCTACTCCATCTACGTGCACACCGATCCCTCCTACAccggctcgccgccggcggacTCCGTCTTCTACGGCCGCGCGATCCCTAGCCAG AAAACGATGTGGGGAGACATCACCCTGGTGGCGGCGGAGCGCCGGCTGCTGGCGAACGCGCTCCTTGATCTAGGCAACGAGCGCTTCGTGCTGCTCTCCGAGTCGTGCATCCCGCTCTACAACTTCACCACCGTGCACGCCGTGCTCGCGGCCACCGACACCAGCTTCGTGGAGTCGATCGTGACCCCGGCGCGCCACGACGCTGTGTTCGCGGAGCGCCACAACATCACCGCCGCGCGGTGGCGCAAGGGGGCGCAGTGGTTCGAGATGGACCGGCCGCTGGCGCTGGAGGTGGTCTCCGACGGCACCTACTTCCCGACGTTCCGCGACCACTGCGCCGGGCGGCGGGCCTGCCTCATGGACGAGCACTACCTGCCGACGCTGCTGAGCGTGCTGGCGTGGCCGCGGAGCGCCAACCGGACGCTCACGTTCGCCGACTGGGACCGCCGGCGGCGGACGGGCTTCCACCCGCACGCGCACCGGGCGGAGGAGGTCACGGCGGGGCTCATCGGGGAGATCAGGAGTGGGGAGCGCGCGGGGGCCAACTGCAGCGCGTACGGGGACGACGCGAGCGGGGTGTGCTACCTGTTCGCGCGCAAGTTCATGCCCGACACGCTCGAGCCGCTGCTCCGGCTGGCGCCCAAGGTCCTGGGCTTCGGGTGA